The Mesorhizobium sp. M1D.F.Ca.ET.043.01.1.1 genome contains a region encoding:
- a CDS encoding sugar ABC transporter permease, with translation MAEQTSTANAWPANSTPADLIPPGRKRLGWALMIVATLVLLAAIVMQILYKTEVDTIGFYTWRPVVYAYVLWGIALGAWQVLTRGEDGQRALFLLPALLFTIAMVIFPTLFGFYIALTDWNLSSFTGRRFNGLDNFWQMLADPYYRNALFNMVLYVLAVLVEYTIAFGLALLLNAQIKARKFFRVVFLLPLMLSPVAVSWMVGKSLMEYRFGPAATLARHLGWDNPAFFSDPIIARISIMVLDAWTFIPFMMIMLLAGLQAMSREVLEAARVDGATTWQTFWQVTFPLMLPVSVTAVILRIIFKLKLADIIITVTSGGPGGATDSVSSFIYREYRDRSNVGYGTMLAMAYLIIIIVFVTWLLKLASRFVRNVN, from the coding sequence GTGGCTGAGCAGACTTCGACCGCGAATGCATGGCCGGCAAATTCCACACCGGCCGATCTGATCCCACCCGGCCGCAAGCGCCTCGGCTGGGCCCTGATGATTGTTGCGACGCTCGTGTTGCTGGCGGCGATCGTGATGCAGATCCTCTACAAGACCGAGGTCGACACGATCGGCTTCTATACTTGGCGTCCCGTCGTCTATGCCTATGTGCTGTGGGGCATTGCGCTCGGCGCCTGGCAGGTGCTGACGCGCGGCGAGGACGGCCAGCGCGCGCTGTTCCTGCTGCCGGCGCTGCTCTTCACCATCGCCATGGTGATCTTCCCGACGCTGTTCGGCTTCTATATCGCGCTGACCGACTGGAACCTCAGCTCCTTCACTGGACGCAGGTTCAACGGGCTCGACAATTTCTGGCAGATGCTGGCCGACCCCTACTATCGCAACGCGCTGTTCAACATGGTGCTCTATGTGCTGGCGGTGCTGGTCGAATACACCATCGCCTTCGGCCTGGCACTGCTGCTCAACGCCCAGATCAAGGCACGAAAATTCTTCCGTGTCGTCTTCCTGCTGCCGCTGATGCTGTCGCCGGTCGCCGTGTCGTGGATGGTCGGCAAGTCGCTGATGGAATACCGGTTCGGACCGGCGGCGACGCTGGCGCGGCATCTCGGCTGGGACAATCCCGCCTTCTTCTCCGACCCGATCATCGCCCGCATCTCTATCATGGTGCTCGACGCCTGGACCTTCATTCCGTTCATGATGATCATGCTCCTCGCCGGCCTGCAGGCGATGTCGCGCGAGGTGCTTGAAGCGGCGCGCGTCGACGGCGCGACCACCTGGCAGACATTCTGGCAGGTAACCTTCCCGCTGATGCTGCCGGTATCGGTGACGGCGGTGATCCTGCGCATTATCTTCAAGCTGAAGCTCGCCGACATCATCATCACGGTGACGTCCGGCGGCCCCGGCGGGGCGACCGATTCCGTTTCGAGTTTCATCTACCGCGAGTATCGCGACCGCTCGAATGTCGGCTACGGCACCATGCTGGCCATGGCATACCTGATCATCATCATCGTGTTCGTCACCTGGCTGCTGAAGCTCGCCAGCCGCTTCGTGCGCAACGTCAACTGA
- a CDS encoding sugar ABC transporter substrate-binding protein, which translates to MRVDLYEKLLRAGATRRDLLKGAASMAALAAASGAGLGALTRPAAAADDLRAKILQIPGVGKGQPTDADFQKVGELCLEATKANVKEGEFAGVELTFMGLNNQNLHNVLFRGFLKPWEAYTGAKINWIDLAQADYNPRLQQAIATNTIDFDIVEMGAPFEGDVCGKGLTSEMPDWVKKQIDMDDLVAYLKPPVGTWNGKQYRVTVDGDTHNFNYRTDVFADPDLASAWKADSGDKAGLTEWGVPKTWQQVQAATKFLKGKQMKGQDVYGYLDAPKPWGGFGFYFLGSRASAYAKHPDDKAWLFDPETMKPRVNNPAWVRAIQDVIDALPFEPQDQINADPNQTCFSQFLGGTGSMLAWWGDAGSNAKTNDASVVGDVTGFSILPGSDDVYNSKTGKWDKLASGPNYAPNCAYLGWGVYVMARVDSDEKKKKAAWSAAAHLGGKDLSLWCAAYPSGFQPYRNSHFNIPEWVAAGYDEKFISSYLKSEGDSYNHPNAAIEPRIPGIFQYYSAAEDILANTFAGKMKAQEGADAIAAAWEKLTDQIGRENQIKLYKASLGM; encoded by the coding sequence ATGAGAGTCGATCTTTACGAAAAACTGCTACGCGCCGGGGCGACCCGCCGCGATCTGTTGAAAGGCGCGGCCAGCATGGCCGCCCTCGCCGCGGCGTCCGGCGCCGGGCTCGGCGCGCTGACGAGGCCGGCCGCGGCGGCCGATGACCTGCGCGCGAAAATCCTGCAGATTCCGGGCGTCGGCAAGGGCCAGCCGACGGATGCCGACTTCCAGAAAGTCGGCGAGCTCTGTCTGGAGGCGACCAAGGCCAACGTCAAGGAAGGTGAGTTCGCCGGCGTCGAGCTCACCTTCATGGGCCTCAACAACCAGAACCTGCACAACGTGCTGTTCCGCGGCTTCCTGAAACCATGGGAGGCCTATACCGGCGCCAAGATCAACTGGATCGACCTTGCGCAGGCCGACTACAACCCCCGCCTGCAACAGGCGATTGCCACCAATACGATCGACTTCGATATCGTCGAGATGGGCGCACCTTTCGAAGGCGATGTCTGCGGCAAGGGTCTGACCTCCGAAATGCCGGACTGGGTCAAGAAGCAGATCGATATGGACGACCTCGTGGCCTACCTGAAGCCGCCGGTCGGCACGTGGAACGGCAAGCAGTATCGCGTCACCGTCGACGGCGACACGCACAACTTCAACTACCGCACCGATGTGTTCGCCGATCCTGACTTGGCGTCAGCATGGAAAGCCGACAGCGGCGATAAGGCGGGCCTGACGGAATGGGGTGTGCCGAAGACATGGCAACAGGTGCAGGCCGCGACCAAGTTCCTCAAGGGCAAGCAGATGAAGGGCCAAGATGTCTATGGCTATCTTGACGCGCCCAAGCCTTGGGGTGGCTTTGGCTTCTACTTCCTCGGCAGCCGCGCCAGCGCCTATGCCAAGCATCCGGACGACAAGGCCTGGCTGTTCGACCCGGAGACGATGAAGCCGCGGGTCAACAACCCGGCTTGGGTCCGGGCGATCCAGGACGTGATCGACGCGCTGCCTTTCGAACCGCAAGATCAGATCAACGCCGACCCGAACCAGACCTGTTTCTCGCAATTCCTGGGTGGCACCGGTTCGATGCTGGCGTGGTGGGGAGACGCTGGCTCGAATGCCAAGACCAACGACGCTTCGGTCGTCGGGGACGTAACCGGATTCTCCATCCTGCCGGGCTCGGACGACGTCTACAATTCCAAGACCGGCAAATGGGACAAGCTCGCCAGCGGACCGAACTATGCGCCGAACTGCGCCTATCTCGGCTGGGGCGTCTATGTCATGGCGCGCGTCGACAGCGACGAGAAGAAGAAGAAGGCGGCCTGGTCGGCGGCAGCCCATCTCGGCGGCAAGGATCTGTCGCTGTGGTGCGCGGCCTATCCTTCCGGTTTCCAGCCTTACCGCAACTCCCATTTCAACATTCCGGAATGGGTGGCGGCTGGCTACGATGAGAAGTTCATTAGCTCCTACCTCAAGTCGGAAGGCGACTCTTATAACCATCCGAACGCGGCGATCGAGCCGCGCATCCCCGGCATCTTCCAGTACTACAGCGCCGCCGAGGACATCCTGGCCAACACCTTTGCCGGCAAGATGAAGGCGCAGGAAGGCGCCGACGCGATCGCTGCCGCCTGGGAGAAGCTGACCGACCAGATCGGCCGCGAGAACCAGATCAAGCTCTACAAAGCCTCGCTCGGCATGTAG
- the ugpC gene encoding sn-glycerol-3-phosphate ABC transporter ATP-binding protein UgpC — MAQVAIANVAKAFGTVKVLHEVSVDIADGQFVVLVGPSGCGKSTLLRMVAGLETVSGGTISIGDRIVNNLPPAKRDIAMVFQNYALYPHKTVEQNMAFALKLRGTDPAVVAEQVKRAADILDLAPYLKRYPRQLSGGQRQRVAMGRAIVRNPQVFLFDEPLSNLDAKLRVQMRTEIKELHQRLKTTTIYVTHDQIEAMTMADKIVVMRDGRIEQVGAPLELFDRPANLFVAGFIGSPAMNLLKGTVKKGEKSVVDIAGSAFPMPAGIQAADRQAVVYGVRPEHLEIHPDGVASTISVVEPTGSETLVFVRFGEGEMVALFRERHDFKPGDTLKLRPRLDHVHLFDAGTGKRL, encoded by the coding sequence ATGGCTCAAGTTGCGATCGCCAATGTGGCCAAGGCATTCGGAACCGTCAAGGTTCTGCACGAGGTCAGCGTCGATATCGCCGACGGCCAGTTCGTCGTGCTGGTCGGCCCTTCGGGATGCGGCAAGTCCACGCTCTTGAGGATGGTGGCGGGGCTGGAAACGGTCTCCGGCGGAACGATCTCGATCGGCGATCGGATCGTCAACAACCTGCCGCCCGCCAAGCGCGACATCGCGATGGTGTTCCAGAACTACGCGCTCTATCCGCATAAGACGGTGGAGCAGAACATGGCCTTCGCGCTGAAGCTGCGCGGCACCGATCCTGCCGTGGTCGCCGAGCAGGTGAAGCGGGCGGCCGACATCCTCGACCTCGCCCCCTATCTCAAGCGCTATCCGCGCCAGCTTTCCGGCGGCCAGCGACAGCGTGTCGCCATGGGCCGCGCCATCGTACGCAATCCGCAGGTGTTCCTGTTCGACGAGCCGCTTTCCAACCTCGACGCCAAGCTGCGCGTGCAGATGCGCACCGAGATCAAGGAACTGCACCAGCGGTTGAAGACCACCACCATCTACGTCACGCACGACCAGATCGAGGCCATGACCATGGCAGACAAGATCGTGGTGATGCGCGACGGCCGCATCGAGCAGGTCGGCGCGCCGCTGGAACTGTTCGACCGGCCGGCCAATCTGTTCGTCGCCGGCTTCATCGGCTCGCCGGCGATGAACCTGCTCAAGGGCACGGTGAAGAAGGGCGAGAAGTCCGTGGTCGACATTGCAGGCTCGGCGTTTCCGATGCCGGCCGGCATCCAGGCCGCGGATCGACAGGCCGTCGTCTATGGCGTGCGGCCGGAGCACCTGGAAATCCACCCCGACGGCGTGGCGTCCACGATTTCGGTGGTCGAACCGACGGGCTCGGAGACGCTGGTGTTCGTACGCTTCGGCGAGGGCGAGATGGTGGCGCTGTTCCGCGAACGTCACGACTTCAAGCCGGGCGATACGCTGAAGCTCAGGCCGCGGCTCGACCACGTCCATCTCTTCGACGCAGGGACCGGCAAGCGTCTCTGA
- a CDS encoding RbsD/FucU family protein, with product MLKGINPLLNADVLQALRAMGHGDDLIIADTNFPSDSVAKQTVLGKLLRIDAPAADVVKAVLSLYPLDSFVDDAAARMEIVGKPTEIPPVQKEVQKEIDAGEGKAWPMISIERYAFYERAKKAYCVIQTGERRFYGCFAFRKGVIPPDAE from the coding sequence ATGCTCAAAGGGATCAATCCGCTGCTCAATGCCGACGTGCTCCAGGCGCTGCGCGCAATGGGCCATGGCGACGACCTGATCATCGCCGATACCAATTTTCCATCCGACTCCGTCGCCAAGCAGACCGTGCTCGGCAAGCTGCTGCGCATCGATGCGCCGGCGGCCGATGTGGTGAAGGCGGTGCTGTCGCTCTATCCGCTGGACAGCTTCGTCGACGACGCGGCCGCGCGCATGGAAATCGTCGGCAAGCCGACCGAGATCCCGCCGGTGCAGAAGGAGGTGCAGAAGGAGATCGACGCGGGCGAGGGCAAGGCCTGGCCGATGATCTCGATCGAGCGCTACGCCTTCTACGAGCGCGCCAAGAAGGCATACTGCGTCATCCAGACCGGCGAGCGCCGTTTCTATGGCTGCTTCGCCTTCCGCAAGGGCGTCATCCCTCCGGATGCGGAGTAG
- the rbsK gene encoding ribokinase: MAIGKPVVILGVFVADTAYRADRQPRMGETILGNSFKLGPGGKGSNQAVAAGKLGADITFLTRLGVDAFADMAKQTWKGAGVKSAVIDTSDSYTGAAYIFVEEGSGNNAIIVSPGAAMLISPADIEAHDDLIRSAGVFVTQLEQPIDAALKALEIARGAGVTTILNPAPAAALPDSIYALCDYVTPNESEAEGLTGITVSSIDDARRAADSLLAKGVGTVIVTLGEKGALLHTKDRSDHVEAVNAGAVIETTGAGDAFNGGLAAALARGVEPLEAVRFACAVAGISVTRPGTAPSMPTLREVEALLVKD, from the coding sequence ATGGCCATCGGGAAGCCCGTCGTCATCCTCGGTGTCTTCGTCGCGGATACGGCTTACCGCGCCGACCGCCAGCCGCGCATGGGCGAGACGATCCTCGGCAATTCGTTCAAGCTCGGGCCGGGCGGCAAGGGCTCGAACCAGGCGGTGGCGGCCGGCAAGCTCGGCGCCGACATCACGTTCCTGACGCGGCTCGGCGTCGATGCCTTCGCCGACATGGCCAAGCAGACCTGGAAGGGCGCTGGCGTGAAGAGCGCGGTCATCGACACGTCCGACAGCTACACGGGCGCGGCCTACATCTTCGTCGAGGAGGGCAGCGGCAACAACGCCATCATCGTCAGCCCGGGCGCTGCTATGCTGATCTCGCCCGCCGATATCGAAGCCCATGACGACCTTATCCGGTCCGCCGGTGTCTTCGTCACCCAGCTCGAGCAACCGATCGATGCTGCGTTGAAAGCGCTTGAGATCGCGCGCGGGGCAGGGGTGACGACCATCCTCAATCCAGCGCCGGCCGCCGCCCTGCCGGACAGCATCTACGCGCTTTGCGACTACGTCACGCCCAACGAGTCCGAGGCCGAGGGGCTGACCGGCATCACCGTCTCTTCGATCGATGATGCCCGCCGGGCCGCCGACAGTCTGCTGGCGAAGGGCGTCGGCACCGTCATCGTGACGCTCGGCGAGAAGGGCGCGCTGCTGCACACCAAGGACCGCTCCGACCATGTCGAAGCCGTCAATGCCGGCGCTGTGATCGAAACCACCGGTGCGGGCGACGCCTTCAATGGCGGCCTGGCGGCTGCCCTTGCCAGGGGCGTCGAGCCGCTGGAGGCGGTGCGCTTTGCCTGCGCCGTAGCCGGCATTTCGGTGACCCGTCCGGGTACTGCGCCTTCCATGCCGACGCTCCGGGAAGTCGAGGCGCTGCTGGTGAAGGATTGA
- a CDS encoding putative RiPP precursor produces the protein MKKPYEKPTLVKREKLTARTAQIVASGVILGE, from the coding sequence ATGAAAAAGCCCTATGAGAAGCCGACGCTCGTAAAGCGCGAGAAGCTCACCGCCCGAACCGCCCAGATTGTCGCGTCGGGTGTCATATTGGGTGAGTGA
- a CDS encoding FAD-binding oxidoreductase — protein sequence MPHFPFSEASPIQYPGPPPERSDVVIIGGGIIGVTTALFLARRNISVTLVEKGRIAAEQSSRNWGWIRKQGRDADELPIVIEASRHWRQLAEECGEDIGLKQTGVTYLASSDRQMAGFDKFIKIAAAHEIDTRLLNARETAGLIKGMSRSFKGAMTTPSDMRAEPWLAMPALARLAARNGVKIVENCAARTLEIAAGRVSGVWTEAGRIETSSVLLAGGAWSSLFLRRHGVSIPQLSVRSTAAATEPMPEIHAGAAAGEHIAFRRRQDGGYTLAPGGSHLLYLGPDAFRHATKYLPALMASPFGSRYSPAAPTGYPDGWSTPRHWTPDSPSPFERVRVLNPTPERSSLRSIERNFRRLFPQLESVRLKASWAGMIDAMPDVVPIVDRVQAIIGLVVATGMSGHGFGIGPGIGRIVSDMIQGNEPGHDLTRFRLSRFSDGSAIRPGPAL from the coding sequence TTGCCTCATTTCCCGTTCTCCGAAGCGAGCCCGATTCAATATCCCGGTCCCCCGCCGGAACGTTCGGACGTGGTGATCATCGGCGGCGGCATTATCGGCGTGACGACAGCGCTTTTTCTTGCCCGGCGAAACATCTCGGTAACGCTGGTCGAAAAGGGACGGATCGCTGCCGAACAATCATCCCGCAATTGGGGATGGATCCGCAAGCAGGGACGCGATGCGGATGAGCTGCCGATCGTGATCGAGGCGTCCCGTCACTGGCGGCAGCTGGCCGAGGAATGCGGTGAAGACATCGGCCTGAAGCAGACAGGCGTGACCTATCTGGCAAGCTCCGACCGCCAAATGGCCGGCTTCGATAAATTCATCAAGATCGCCGCTGCCCATGAGATCGACACCCGCCTCCTGAACGCGCGGGAAACCGCCGGTCTCATCAAAGGCATGTCGCGCAGTTTCAAGGGCGCGATGACGACACCTTCCGACATGCGGGCGGAGCCTTGGCTGGCCATGCCCGCTCTCGCTCGGCTTGCGGCCCGCAACGGCGTCAAGATCGTAGAGAATTGCGCGGCGCGAACCCTCGAAATCGCGGCCGGCAGGGTCAGCGGCGTGTGGACCGAGGCGGGTCGCATCGAAACGTCCAGCGTTCTGCTCGCCGGCGGCGCGTGGTCTTCCCTGTTCCTGAGAAGACACGGCGTCTCCATTCCCCAGCTCAGCGTGAGATCGACCGCTGCGGCAACGGAACCGATGCCTGAAATCCATGCCGGTGCCGCGGCGGGAGAGCATATCGCTTTCAGGCGCAGGCAGGATGGCGGATACACGCTCGCTCCGGGAGGCAGTCATTTGCTCTACCTGGGACCCGACGCGTTCCGGCACGCAACGAAATACCTTCCCGCCCTCATGGCCAGCCCGTTCGGGTCACGCTATTCGCCGGCCGCGCCGACGGGTTACCCGGATGGCTGGTCGACGCCGCGTCACTGGACGCCGGATTCCCCAAGTCCCTTCGAAAGGGTGCGGGTGCTCAATCCGACTCCCGAACGTTCCAGTCTCCGCTCGATCGAACGCAATTTCAGGCGCCTGTTCCCGCAGCTCGAGTCGGTCCGCCTGAAGGCAAGCTGGGCCGGCATGATAGACGCAATGCCGGATGTCGTCCCCATAGTGGATCGCGTGCAGGCGATCATCGGCCTTGTCGTCGCAACGGGCATGAGCGGTCACGGCTTCGGCATCGGGCCGGGAATTGGTCGGATCGTCTCCGACATGATCCAGGGAAACGAGCCCGGCCACGATCTGACCCGCTTCCGCCTGTCGCGCTTTTCAGATGGAAGCGCCATTCGGCCGGGCCCTGCCCTTTGA
- a CDS encoding SDR family oxidoreductase yields the protein MTGRLEGKVAAIVGAARGIGKGIAERFTEEGAKLVLADSETEAGQASADELGAAFIHTDISKMADAEAVVALAIARHGRLDIIVQNAGIYPWQLIENTSPEDWDRVMAVNLRGSFNAARAALPPMKAQGSGRMLFTSSITGPQVSSPGHGHYSASKAGINGFIRAAALEFSGYGITVNGVEPGNILTEGMKLHRDAAFIKSMEDAVPLGRLGTPRDVANAFLFLASDDAGYITGTTIVVDGGQLLPEGQDFRLTPP from the coding sequence ATGACCGGACGCTTGGAGGGCAAGGTGGCGGCGATCGTCGGTGCCGCGCGCGGCATCGGCAAGGGCATAGCTGAGCGTTTCACCGAGGAAGGCGCGAAACTCGTGCTTGCCGACAGCGAAACCGAAGCCGGCCAGGCGAGCGCCGACGAATTGGGTGCCGCCTTCATTCACACCGACATTTCGAAGATGGCCGACGCGGAAGCGGTGGTGGCATTGGCAATTGCGCGCCACGGCCGCCTCGACATCATCGTCCAGAACGCCGGCATCTATCCCTGGCAGTTGATCGAGAACACCAGCCCGGAAGACTGGGACCGCGTCATGGCGGTCAATCTGCGCGGCAGCTTCAACGCCGCGCGCGCCGCGTTGCCGCCGATGAAGGCGCAGGGCAGCGGCCGCATGCTCTTCACCTCCTCCATCACCGGCCCGCAGGTGAGCAGCCCCGGCCACGGCCACTACTCGGCAAGCAAAGCCGGCATCAACGGCTTCATCCGCGCCGCCGCGCTGGAGTTCTCCGGCTACGGCATCACCGTAAACGGCGTCGAGCCGGGCAACATCCTGACCGAAGGCATGAAGCTGCATCGCGACGCCGCCTTCATCAAGAGCATGGAGGACGCCGTGCCCCTCGGGCGCCTCGGCACGCCGCGCGATGTCGCCAACGCCTTCCTGTTCCTTGCCTCCGACGACGCCGGCTACATCACCGGCACGACCATCGTCGTCGACGGCGGCCAGCTCCTGCCCGAAGGTCAGGATTTTAGGCTGACGCCGCCGTGA
- a CDS encoding ABC transporter permease gives MNPRTRHALELILDNLVWFMLVFVLVVFSLVIPNYFQLGIFANIIEASSVLGVMSIGLALVIIAGHMDLSVESVAALSAMAVGILFCSSGIGLGVQLHPEWLMVPVSLLLAVLVGGIIGAFNGVLIVRLKMSAFIITLASYIWVRGLVLVVSGGRSAQDLTPAIRWFGIQRLIGLPLTAWIAIACFVVFSLIMAKTPFGRHLVMIGGNETATFRAGIRVNRNLIIAFVLAGAIAGLAGWLLAIRTSGATANLGVGLLFNAFAAVVIGGVSLKGGVGTLPGVYAGVLLLSAINTAINLMGLPANFTQVIHGLLVLAAVLLDAFKQTIRQKLA, from the coding sequence ATGAACCCCCGCACCCGCCATGCTCTCGAGCTCATTCTCGACAATCTCGTCTGGTTCATGCTGGTCTTCGTGCTGGTGGTGTTTTCCCTGGTCATTCCCAACTACTTCCAGCTCGGCATCTTCGCCAACATCATCGAAGCCTCCAGCGTGCTGGGCGTGATGTCGATCGGCCTCGCGCTGGTCATCATCGCCGGACACATGGACCTGTCGGTCGAGTCGGTCGCCGCGCTCAGCGCCATGGCGGTCGGCATACTGTTCTGCTCGTCGGGCATCGGCCTTGGCGTGCAGTTGCACCCGGAATGGCTGATGGTTCCGGTTTCGCTGCTGCTGGCTGTCCTCGTCGGCGGCATCATCGGCGCCTTCAACGGCGTTTTGATCGTCAGGCTGAAGATGAGCGCCTTCATCATCACGCTCGCCTCCTACATCTGGGTGCGCGGCCTGGTGCTTGTGGTTTCCGGCGGCCGCTCGGCGCAGGACCTGACGCCGGCGATCCGCTGGTTCGGCATCCAGCGCCTCATCGGCCTGCCGCTCACCGCCTGGATCGCCATCGCCTGCTTCGTCGTCTTCTCGCTGATCATGGCCAAGACGCCGTTCGGCCGGCATCTGGTGATGATCGGCGGCAACGAGACGGCGACCTTCCGCGCCGGCATCCGCGTCAACCGCAACCTGATCATCGCCTTCGTGCTCGCCGGCGCCATCGCCGGGCTGGCCGGCTGGCTGCTGGCCATCCGCACCTCCGGCGCCACCGCCAATCTCGGCGTCGGCCTGCTGTTCAACGCCTTCGCCGCCGTCGTCATCGGCGGTGTCAGCCTGAAGGGCGGCGTCGGCACGCTGCCCGGCGTCTATGCCGGCGTGCTGCTCCTGTCGGCCATCAACACCGCCATCAACCTCATGGGCCTGCCGGCCAACTTCACCCAGGTCATCCACGGCCTCTTGGTGCTGGCGGCCGTGCTGCTCGACGCTTTCAAGCAGACCATTCGCCAAAAACTCGCATGA
- a CDS encoding sugar ABC transporter substrate-binding protein produces the protein MKRVLLSVFGFLALAFATLTPAFAQSKGTVYYLVPTLLDEFQTGSVTALELFLKQVGYDFKSLNADNKTDAQQSQMNDVIALKPAAIVLAAVDFNALKPSVEAARAAGIPVVEFDRQITSTPSDFTSVAGTVEIGYVAADQAEKLLKAKNGAVKGKVLQVLGDPGDPYTLDIQKGFEEKMKAFPDVKIISLPAMQWEASNAGTIVADQMLANPDIDLIFSHAAHLSVAGVASLEAAGKKPGDVMMMSSNGAPVGLDLIRKGWLNVEVEQPLYAQAAAVAMFMDKVVKKEEIKPGEYEVLGLKSTVTKEAWGPNIKIPGAAITKENVDNPAFWGNQKSPTETVKPVE, from the coding sequence ATGAAAAGAGTACTTCTTTCCGTCTTCGGTTTCCTGGCACTGGCCTTTGCCACGCTCACGCCGGCATTCGCCCAGTCCAAGGGCACCGTCTATTACCTGGTGCCGACATTGCTAGATGAGTTCCAGACCGGTTCGGTGACCGCGCTGGAGCTGTTCCTGAAGCAGGTCGGCTACGACTTCAAATCGCTGAACGCCGACAACAAGACCGACGCCCAGCAATCGCAGATGAACGACGTCATCGCGCTGAAGCCCGCCGCGATCGTACTTGCGGCGGTCGATTTCAACGCGCTGAAGCCGTCCGTCGAAGCCGCCCGCGCCGCCGGCATCCCGGTGGTCGAGTTCGACCGCCAGATCACCTCCACCCCGTCCGACTTCACCTCGGTCGCCGGCACCGTCGAGATCGGCTACGTCGCCGCCGATCAGGCCGAGAAGCTGCTGAAGGCGAAGAACGGCGCGGTGAAGGGCAAGGTCCTGCAGGTGCTCGGCGATCCCGGCGATCCCTACACGCTCGACATTCAGAAGGGTTTCGAGGAAAAGATGAAGGCGTTCCCGGACGTCAAGATCATCTCGCTGCCGGCCATGCAGTGGGAAGCGAGCAACGCCGGCACGATCGTCGCCGACCAGATGCTCGCCAATCCCGACATCGACCTGATCTTCAGCCATGCCGCGCATCTCTCGGTCGCCGGAGTCGCCTCGCTCGAGGCTGCCGGCAAGAAGCCCGGCGACGTCATGATGATGAGCTCGAACGGCGCACCGGTCGGTCTCGACCTGATCCGCAAGGGCTGGCTCAACGTCGAAGTCGAGCAGCCGCTCTACGCCCAGGCCGCGGCCGTCGCCATGTTCATGGACAAGGTCGTCAAGAAGGAAGAGATCAAGCCCGGCGAGTATGAGGTGCTTGGCCTGAAGTCGACGGTGACCAAGGAAGCCTGGGGCCCGAACATCAAGATCCCGGGTGCCGCCATCACCAAGGAGAACGTCGACAACCCGGCCTTCTGGGGCAACCAGAAGTCGCCGACGGAAACCGTGAAACCGGTCGAGTAA
- a CDS encoding ATP-binding cassette domain-containing protein, which yields MSEPLLVLDNVTKNYGAIQALKGISFSIARGEVVALLGDNGAGKSTLVKIIAGGLEPTSGRMLFEGKDFLAKSPAEAKAAGIETVYQDLSLCTNVDVVANFFMGREITRKVLGVPVLDERAMEAVVTKALANAGTRIPSLRTKVEHLSGGQRQAIELNRFVHWGGKLVLLDEPFAALGVEQTRRGLDMIRQVASQGIGVVIITHIMQQAFQVADRIVVIRQGVVAGDVARNKTSPDAVINMITGETLAGAGPAN from the coding sequence ATGAGCGAACCCCTGCTGGTCCTCGACAACGTCACCAAGAACTACGGTGCCATCCAGGCACTGAAGGGCATCAGCTTTTCGATCGCGCGCGGCGAGGTGGTGGCGCTTCTGGGCGACAACGGCGCCGGCAAGTCGACGCTGGTCAAGATCATCGCCGGCGGGCTGGAACCGACCTCCGGCCGCATGCTGTTCGAAGGCAAGGACTTCCTCGCCAAATCTCCGGCCGAGGCCAAGGCGGCCGGTATCGAGACGGTTTACCAGGACCTCTCGCTCTGCACCAATGTCGACGTGGTGGCGAATTTCTTCATGGGCCGCGAGATCACCCGCAAGGTGCTCGGCGTCCCCGTGCTCGACGAACGCGCCATGGAGGCCGTGGTGACCAAGGCGCTGGCCAATGCGGGCACGCGCATTCCCTCGCTGCGCACCAAGGTCGAGCATCTCTCGGGCGGCCAGCGGCAGGCGATCGAGCTCAACCGCTTCGTCCATTGGGGCGGCAAGCTGGTGCTGCTCGACGAGCCGTTCGCCGCCCTTGGCGTCGAGCAGACGCGACGCGGCCTCGACATGATCCGCCAGGTGGCGAGCCAGGGCATCGGCGTCGTCATCATCACTCACATCATGCAGCAGGCCTTCCAGGTCGCCGACCGGATCGTGGTGATCCGCCAGGGCGTCGTGGCGGGCGATGTCGCGCGCAACAAGACAAGTCCCGACGCGGTGATCAACATGATTACCGGAGAGACGCTCGCCGGTGCCGGACCGGCGAACTGA